The genomic DNA GGGGGCGGGCAGTCAGGCCCTGCCCGAACGCGTGGTCGGGCGCTCGGGCGCGGTCTTCGTGCCCTTTGCGGGGCAGGTCGCCGTGGCCGGTCTCACCACCGAAGAGATCGCGCAAAGCATTGCCGCGCGTCTTTCGGGCAAGGCGCACCTGCCCCAGGTCAGCGTGGCGCTCGTGCGCAATCAGGCCTCCGCGGTTACCGTGGTTGGCGACGTCGCCGAGGCGCGGCGCGTGCCGCTCACCCCGGGAGGGGAGCGCGTGCTCGATGCCATCGCCGCCGCTGGCGGAGCGAGCCAGCCCGTCCACGAGACGCTGGTGCAGATCACCCGGGGACCTCGCGTGGTGGCGATGCCGCTCGACACGGTGATCCGCGATCCTGCCCAGAACGTGCGCCTTCGCCCCGGCGACGTGGTGAGCACCTTCGCGAGGCGCTACAGCTTCACCGTGCTGGGGGCGGCGGCGAAGAGCGGCGAGGTGCCCTTCGAGGCTACCGGCATCACTCTTGCCCGCGCGCTCGGCCGGGTCAGTGGCCTTCAGGATTTTCGCGCAGATCCGCGCGGTCTGTTCCTGTTCCGCTGGGAGGAGCCGGACAAGCGGCTGGCCGACGGGCGCGTGCTGCATCGTGGCGATGCGGGACGCATCCCGGTGATCTACCGCATCGACATGAAGGACCCGGCGACCTACTTCCTCGCCCAGAACTTCGAGATGCGCGACGGCGACCTGCTTTATGTCGCGAATTCGGGAATCTCGGAATTCCGCCAGTTCTTTGCCGTGATCGCCTCGACGGTGCTGCCGGTGGCTGCGGTGCGCAACGGCTTCTGAGCTTCAGGCGCACTCCTCCAGCATCGCCAGCAGCGCAAAACTCGCCAGCCAGTGCTCGCCCATGTAGTCGCCTGCGACATGGGGCAGTGCAGCGTCGAGATGGAGGTTGGCCAGCGACCTGAGCCTGTCGATGCGTGGACCCTTGCCGATTGCCTTGGCGATTCCACGCAGGCACCAGCCCCGGCTGAGGTTGAGCCCGTCGAGATGCGCGATCTTGCCATCGCTGCGATCCGAGACATGGGCGGGGGCGAATCCCTCGCCGAGAAGTCCGTCCACCGGCAGGAAAGCGTCGAACCAGCGCGCAAAGCTTTCGGGCGTCTCGATGCGCGCCATCAGCAGCGCCGCGGTGAGTGCGGGAGAGAGGAATTCGTCGCCACCCGGCTCCCAGCCCCGATAGTCGCGCCTGGCTGCAAAGGTGGCACGCGTCCACTCGGCAATGCCGGTGGCGAGCGCGGGATCGAAGCGCAGCGCCCACTCGTGCGCGAGGATAAGGGCAAATGCCGTGTTGAAATGGGTGCCCACGGTGATCGGGTAGGTCAGGCGCTCGAGGTAGGCGCCCAGCATCGCGGCGAAGCGCCGCGCAAGCGGTTCGAGCCGCGCGGCCCAGTTCCGGTCTGCGTGCCGCGTCGCCTCGAGATGCAGGTAGAGCAGCCAACCCCAGCCATAGGGCCGCTCGAAGCCCCTGGCCAAAGGGCGGTCGAGATAGGCAAGTTCCGCGCCCAGCTTCTCGGACGTGAAGGTCTCTTCGGCCAGCGCGGTGATGGCGCTGGCCTCGTCCATGGCCGGGTAGTGGCGGCGCAAGGTCAGCAGGGTCCACCAGCCATGCACGCAGCTATGCCAGTCGAAGCTGCCGAAGAAGGCGGGGTGCAGCACGCGTGGGGGCAGAACGTCTGCATCGCCCTCCATCACGTGATCGAGCTTGTGCGGATACTCGCGCGCCACGTGGCCCAGCGCGATGCCGGCAAAGCCTGCGGCGATATCCTGGTCGAGGGTCTTGGGCATTGTCCTTGGGTCTTTCATCGAAACGCGAGGAGGTAGATCAGCGCGACGTTGCAAACGAGCAGGGCGAGAGCGGTGCCCGCCTGGGCGCGAATCACGCCGTACTGGTCACGCAGGTCGAGCAGCACGGCGGGCACGATGTTGAAGTTGGCGGCCATGGGCGTGATCAGCGTCCCGCAAAAGCCCGCGAGCATACCGATCGCGCCGATCACGGGGACATTACCGCCGAACTGTACGATCAGCACCGGGATGCCGATGGCCGAGGCCATCACCGGGAAGGCGGCGAAGGCATTGCCCATGATCACGGTGAAGGCGACCATACCGAGGCAGTAGACCAGTACCGAGAGGAACAGGCTGCCCTCCGGGATGACCCGGCTGGCAAGGTCGCCGACGATCTCGCCTACGCCCGCCAGCGCGAATACCCCGCCGAGCGCGGCAAGCATCTGCGGCAGGATCGCCGCCCAGCTGATCGAATCCATCAGCCTGCGTCCTTCTTCGAGCGGGGCGAGCAGCGGCGGGCGCAACCAGACCATCGCGAGCACGAGAGCGAAGAGCACCCCGACCCCCAGCAGCACCAGCGTCTCGCGGCGCGGTTCGATCAGTCCGCTCTCGCCCAGCGGCGTCCAGGTATAGAGCAGCGTGCCCGCGACCGCCGTCACCGGGATCACCAGCGCGGGCACGAAGAGGCGGTTGCCCAGCTTCCCGGCCAGTGCGACACGCATCGCAGGCGACGTGGTCGGCGGATCGCTGCGGCCGATTTGCCCGGTTCCGGCAATCGCCACCAGCGCCAGGACCAGCACGCCGTTGGCGAGGTCGGACAGGTAGGAGCCGAAGAAGAAGCTCCCTGCGAGCAGGCCCCAGAAGGCGGCGTTGCCCCAGCGCTTGCCGTTGCTGCGATCGCGCAGGCTGAGCACGGACCAGGCCGCAAAGGCGATACCCGTCAGGATGTAGAGCCATTCGAGCGTGATCATCGGCGCACGCTCCCGAGCTTGCGATCGAAGGCGAGCAGCCGGCTGCCATGGATGGCGAAGGCACAGATCGCGGTCGGGATCGCCCAGACCGAGAGCTGGAGCGGGGTCAGTGCATAGCCATGGGTCTCGAACACGCCCTGGATCAGCAGGATCGAGGCAATCGCGAAGAAGATGTCCTCGCCGAAGAACAGCCCGACATTGTCGGTGGCCGCAGCCATCGCGCGCACTCGCTCGCGTTCGCGCGTGGTCAGGTCGGCATGGCTGCGCTCGGCAGCGGCCTCGGCCATTGGGGCGACGAGCGGACGGACCGTCTGCGGATGGCCGCCGATGTCCTTCATGCCGAGTGCTGCGGTGATCTGGCGAAACACGAGGTAGAGTACGAGCAGCCGGCCCATAGTCGCGCTCTCGACCTTTGCGATCAGCGTGCGGGCACGCTCCTGCAGGCCGTGGCGTTCGAGCAGTCCGATGACGGGGAGCACGATCCAGGTCACCGAGATGTAGCGGTTGTCGTTGAATGCCTTGCCCAGCGCCTCGATCACCGCGAGCGGATCCAGTCCGCCGAGCACACCTGTGACGAGCGCGCTGAGCGCCACGACCAGCAGCGGATTGAAGCGCAGCGCGAATCCGAC from Novosphingobium aureum includes the following:
- a CDS encoding DUF2891 domain-containing protein, whose amino-acid sequence is MPKTLDQDIAAGFAGIALGHVAREYPHKLDHVMEGDADVLPPRVLHPAFFGSFDWHSCVHGWWTLLTLRRHYPAMDEASAITALAEETFTSEKLGAELAYLDRPLARGFERPYGWGWLLYLHLEATRHADRNWAARLEPLARRFAAMLGAYLERLTYPITVGTHFNTAFALILAHEWALRFDPALATGIAEWTRATFAARRDYRGWEPGGDEFLSPALTAALLMARIETPESFARWFDAFLPVDGLLGEGFAPAHVSDRSDGKIAHLDGLNLSRGWCLRGIAKAIGKGPRIDRLRSLANLHLDAALPHVAGDYMGEHWLASFALLAMLEECA
- a CDS encoding DUF969 domain-containing protein is translated as MNYWPLAGIALVVVGFALRFNPLLVVALSALVTGVLGGLDPLAVIEALGKAFNDNRYISVTWIVLPVIGLLERHGLQERARTLIAKVESATMGRLLVLYLVFRQITAALGMKDIGGHPQTVRPLVAPMAEAAAERSHADLTTRERERVRAMAAATDNVGLFFGEDIFFAIASILLIQGVFETHGYALTPLQLSVWAIPTAICAFAIHGSRLLAFDRKLGSVRR
- a CDS encoding DUF979 domain-containing protein, with product MITLEWLYILTGIAFAAWSVLSLRDRSNGKRWGNAAFWGLLAGSFFFGSYLSDLANGVLVLALVAIAGTGQIGRSDPPTTSPAMRVALAGKLGNRLFVPALVIPVTAVAGTLLYTWTPLGESGLIEPRRETLVLLGVGVLFALVLAMVWLRPPLLAPLEEGRRLMDSISWAAILPQMLAALGGVFALAGVGEIVGDLASRVIPEGSLFLSVLVYCLGMVAFTVIMGNAFAAFPVMASAIGIPVLIVQFGGNVPVIGAIGMLAGFCGTLITPMAANFNIVPAVLLDLRDQYGVIRAQAGTALALLVCNVALIYLLAFR
- a CDS encoding polysaccharide biosynthesis/export family protein, giving the protein MSTSVGPSPSRVMATSDAGVMDGVRVIDLDVSPELLPPPRRWPQFSQAFPEREMAGGKPAQEQDAPGERVGIGDSLSITVIEAPPATLFGAGAMLTESGLAGAGSQALPERVVGRSGAVFVPFAGQVAVAGLTTEEIAQSIAARLSGKAHLPQVSVALVRNQASAVTVVGDVAEARRVPLTPGGERVLDAIAAAGGASQPVHETLVQITRGPRVVAMPLDTVIRDPAQNVRLRPGDVVSTFARRYSFTVLGAAAKSGEVPFEATGITLARALGRVSGLQDFRADPRGLFLFRWEEPDKRLADGRVLHRGDAGRIPVIYRIDMKDPATYFLAQNFEMRDGDLLYVANSGISEFRQFFAVIASTVLPVAAVRNGF